A genomic window from Mustela erminea isolate mMusErm1 chromosome 16, mMusErm1.Pri, whole genome shotgun sequence includes:
- the TONSL gene encoding tonsoku-like protein isoform X5: protein MSVERELRQLSKAKAKAQRNGQLRDEAALCHQLGELLASHGRYAEALREHQHELQLLESVDDPLGCAVAHRKIGERLAELEDYSAALKHQHRHLELARSLSNHTEVQRAWATIGRTYLDIYDHCQSQDTLLQAQTAFEKSLAIVDEKLQGTLAKRELSEMRTRLYLNLGLTFDSLQQAAPCDDYFRKSIFLAEQNHLLEDLFRARYNLGAVHWRRGQHSQAMRCLEGARECARVLRRERMESECCVLLSQILQDLGDFLAAKRALKKAYRLGFQTPLQKAAVCRTLKYVLAVVRLQQRLREAEGSDPQGAMGICEQLGDLFSKAGDFPKAAEAYQKQLRLAELLGRPGPELAVIHVSLATTLGDMKDHHRAVSHYEQELRLRGGDALEEAQTWLNIALSREEAGDAYEQLAPCFQKALSCAQQAQRPQLQRQILQHLHAVQLRLRPQEAPATAASLQELSAPREQEEDDEEEEEEDEATPELSDVELSESEGDAESGSPRLEEDEELQGCLGPPRVNKWNRRNDVGETLLHRACIEGRLGRVQDLVRQGHPLNPRDYCGWTPLHEACNYGHVDIVRFLLDHGARVDDPGGPGCEGITPLHDALHCGHFEVAQLLIERGASVTLRTAKLAAMQGHSPRETLQQWVKLYGKDLDSETRAKAAAMERLLRVASSGQAPPSSAAPHTSPRNHLFDPELSPPSSPGLGPSEPSQAHARVSPGHTVPAVARPRRSRPKLASSSSSEGEDSPGPCQPLHKRPRHRVPVQQAKAGVPGYPGGSEAVAASAARAAIRGVAGAQICRPGPSLLRGPGEPTMPRAALIPEEECLARDWLEDDSPLTRSRQDGSRPHPQGSGNSPSPRGSGSGRSKSPDGLRARARQSRLPRLRSWNAPGGAGGDGSPAAEPPQSPDLSRTSGPSGDSPATGQPPGPSLPPPIRVRVRVQDSLFLIPVPHGSGETHSVAWLTEQAAQRYCQACGLLPRLVLRKEGALLAPQDPIPDVLQSNEEVLAEVTSWDLPPLTDRYRRACRSLEQEEHPQVLQAMDRQGSGPSFSVGSLALRQTQLTPLLRALKLHAALRELHLAGNRLGDGCAAELLAALGTMPSLMLLDLSSNHLGSEGLRQLAAGLQGQTTLQACGFGPSFFLSHQAALGSAFQDAKHLKTLSLSYNMLGPDALAHALQNLPAHTLQRLELSSVAAGKSDSGLVEPVVRYLAKEGCTLAHLSLSANHLGNKAVRDLSRCLPCCPSLVSLDLSANPDVSCVGLEELLSALQMRPQGLSFLGLSGCAVQGPLRLGLWREITARVQELELCSRRLSPDDRAALRQLLPGRPGPGACTLDRGSKLFFRRL from the exons ATGAGCGTGGAGCGCGAGCTTCGCC AGCTGagcaaggccaaggccaaggcccaGAGGAACGGGCAGCTGCGGGACGAGGCCGCCCTCTGCCACCAGCTGGGGGAGCTCCTGGCCAGCCATG GACGCTACGCAGAGGCCCTGCGAGAGCACCAGCATGAGCTCCAGCTCCTGGAGAGCGTCGACGACCCGCTGGGCTGCGCCGTGGCCCACCGCAAGATCGGGGAGCGACTGGCCGAGCTGGAGGATTACTCAGCCGCCCTgaag CACCAGCATCGCCATTTGGAGCTGGCCCGTTCTCTGTCCAATCACACTGAGGTGCAGAGGGCCTGGGCCACCATTGGCCGCACCTACCTGGACATCTATGACCATTGCCAGTCACAGGATACCTTGCTGCAGGCACAGACTGCCTTTGAGAagagcttggctattgtggacgagAAGCTGCAGG GGACGTTGGCCAAGCGAGAACTGAGTGAAATGAGGACCCGACTCTACCTGAACTTGGGGCTCACGTTCGACAGCCTGCAGCAGGCGGCCCCCTGCGACGACTACTTCCGGAAGAGCATCTTCCTCGCCGA GCAGAACCACCTCCTTGAGGACCTGTTCCGCGCCCGCTACAACCTGGGTGCCGTCCACTGGCGCCGAGGGCAGCACTCCCAAGCCATGCGCTGCCTGGAGGGGGCCCGAGAGTGTGCCCGCGTCCTGCGGAGGGAACGGATGGAGAGCGAGTGCTGTGTGCTCCTCTCACAG ATCCTCCAAGACCTGGGGGATTTTTTGGCTGCCAAGAGAGCCCTGAAGAAAGCCTACAGGCTGGGCTTCCAGACGCCTTTGCAGAAGGCAGCAGTTTGCCGGACCCTCAAATACG TGCTGGCCGTGGTGCGGCTGCAGCAGCGGCTGCGGGAGGCCGAGGGCAGCGACCCCCAGGGCGCCATGGGCATCTGTGAGCAGCTGGGGGACCTGTTCTCCAAGGCGGGTGACTTCCCCAAGGCGGCTGAGGCCTACCAGAAGCAG CTGCGCCTCGCAGAGCTGCTGGGCCGGCCAGGGCCCGAGCTGGCCGTCATCCACGTGTCCCTGGCCACCACCTTGGGAGACATGAAGGACCACCACCGGGCCGTGTCCCACTACGAGCAGGAGCTGAGACTGCGCGGTGGGGACGCTCTGGAG gaGGCCCAGACCTGGTTAAACATCGCGCTGTCCCGGGAGGAGGCCGGAGACGCCTACGAGCAGCTGGCCCCATGCTTCCAGAAGGCTCTCAGCTGCGCCCAGCAGGCCCAGCGGCCCCAGCTCCAG AGGCAGATCTTACAGCACCTCCATGCCGTGCAGCTGAGGCTGCGGCCCCAGGAGGCCCCGGCCACCGCGGCCAGCCTGCAGGAGCTGAGCGCgcccagagagcaggaggaggacgacgaggaggaggaagaggaggacgaGGCCACTCCCGAGCTCAGTGACGTGGAGCTCTCAGAGAGCG AGGGGGATGCCGAGAGCGGGTCCCCGCGGCTGGAGGAGGATGAGGAGTTGCAGGGCTGTTTGGGCCCGCCGAGGGTGAACAAG TGGAACCGGCGCAATGACGTTGGGGAGACTCTGCTGCACCGCGCTTGCATCGAGGGCCGTCTGGGTCGTGTCCAGGACCTCGTAAGACAG GGCCACCCTCTGAACCCTCGGGACTACTGTGGCTGGACACCCCTGCACGAGGCCTGCAACTATGGGCATGTGG ACATCGTGCGCTTCCTGCTGGATCACGGGGCTCGGGTTGATGACCCGGGCGGCCCGGGCTGTGAGGGCATCACTCCCCTTCATGACGCCCTCCACTGCGGTCACTTTGAGGTGGCCCAACTCCTCATCGAACGGGGAGCGTCTGTCACGCTCCGAACCGCAAAG CTGGCGGCCATGCAGGGGCACAGCCCACGGGAGACGCTGCAGCAGTGGGTGAAGCTGTACGGCAAGGATCTGGACAGCGAGACCCGAGCGAAGGCCGCCGCCATGGAGCGGCTGCTCCGAGTGGCCTCCTCAGGCCAAG CTCCCCCCAGTTCTGCGGCCCCCCACACCTCTCCTCGGAACCATCTGTTCGACCCTGAGCTCTCTCCTCCCTCGAGCCCCGGCCTGGGACCCTCAGAGCCCTCTCAGGCCCATGCCAGGGTTTCCCCAGGGCACACAGTTCCAGCTGTGGCCAGGCCTCGGAGGAGCAGGCCCAAgctggccagcagcagcagctcggAGGGCGAGGACTCCCCGGGCCCCTGCCAGCCCCTCCACAAGAGGCCCCGACATCGTGTGCCCGTACAGCAGGccaaagctggggtgcctggctacCCCGGCGGCAGCGAGGCAGTGGCAGCAAGTGCTGCCCGGGCAGCCATCCGAGGTGTGGCTGGTGCCCAGATCTGCCGCCCTGGGCCCAGCCTACTGCGGGGCCCAGGGGAGCCCACCATGCCCCGGGCGGCGCTCATCCCGGAGGAGGAGTGTCTGGCCAGGGACTGGCTGGAGGACGACTCCCCGTTGACCCGCAGCCGCCAGGATGGCTCTcggccccacccccagggcagtGGGAACAGCCCCAGTCCCCGTGGCTCGGGCTCAGGCCGCAGTAAGAGCCCTGACGGGCTCCGGGCCCGGGCCAGGCAGAGCCGGCTGCCCCGTCTCAGGAGCTGGAACGCaccaggcggggcagggggagacgGCAGCCCAGCGGCAGAGCCTCCACAGAGCCCTGACCTCTCCAGGACCTCAGGGCCCAGTGGGGACAGCCCAGCGACAGGCCAGCCCCCG GGTccatctctgccccctcccatcCGCGTGCGAGTGCGCGTGCAGGACAGCCTGTTCCTCATCCCCGTCCCGCATGG CAGTGGGGAGACCCACTCTGTGGCCTGGCTAACCGAGCAGGCTGCCCAGCGCTACTGCCAGGCCTGTGGGCTGCTGCCAAGGCTCGTCTTGCGAAAGGAGGGAGCCTTGTTGGCCCCGCAGGACCCCATACCTGATGTGCTGCAGAGCAACGAGGAG GTGTTGGCGGAAGTCACTTCGTGGGACCTCCCCCCACTGACTGATCGCTACCGCAGGGCTTGCCGGAGCCTGGAACAAG AGGAGCACCCACAGGTGCTGCAGGCCATGGACCGTCAGGGCTCCGGCCCCTCGTTCAGCGTGGGCTCCCTGGCCCTGCGTCAGACCCAGCTCACCCCGCTACTGCGGGCCCTCAAGCTTCACGCGGCGCTCCGGGAGCTGCACCTGGCAGGGAACCGGCTGGGGGACGGATGTGCCGCCGAGCTGCTGGCTGCCCTGGGCACCATGCCCAGCCTGATGCTCCTGGATCTGTCCTCCAATCACCTGGGATCCGAAGGCCTGCGCCAGCTCGCGGCAGGCCTCCAGGGGCAGACTACCTTGCAG GCCTGTGGCTTCGGCCCCAGCTTCTTcctgagccaccaggcagccCTAGGTAGTGCCTTCCAAG ATGCCAAGCACCTGAAGACACTGTCTCTGTCCTACAACATGCTGGGTCCCGACGCCCTGGCCCACGCCCTGCAGAACCTGCCTGCCCATACCCTCCAGCGCCTGGAGCTGAGCTCTGTGGCAGCCGGCAAGAGTGACTCGGGCCTCGTGGAGCCGGTGGTCAGATACCTGGCCAAG GAAGGCTGCACTCTAGCTCACCTGAGCCTGTCTGCAAACCATCTGGGCAACAAGGCAGTGAGAGACCTGAGCAG GTGCCTTCCATGTTGCCCCTCACTTGTGTCACTGGACCTGTCTGCCAACCCGGACGTCAGCTGTGTGGGTCTGGAGGAGCTCCTGTCTGCACTCCAGATGCGGCCCCAAGGCCTCAGCTTCCTTGGCCTGTCAG GCTGTGCTGTCCAGGGCCCCCTGCGCCTGGGCCTCTGGCGCGAGATCACCGCACGGGTGCAGGAGCTGGAGCTGTGCAGCCGCCGCCTCTCCCCCGACGACCGGGCCGCCCTGCGCCAGCTGCTGCCCGGCCGGCCGGGCCCCGGCGCGTGCACACTGGACCGAGGGTCCAAGCTCTTCTTCAGGCGCCTGTGA
- the TONSL gene encoding tonsoku-like protein isoform X2, with translation MSVERELRQLSKAKAKAQRNGQLRDEAALCHQLGELLASHGRYAEALREHQHELQLLESVDDPLGCAVAHRKIGERLAELEDYSAALKHQHRHLELARSLSNHTEVQRAWATIGRTYLDIYDHCQSQDTLLQAQTAFEKSLAIVDEKLQGTLAKRELSEMRTRLYLNLGLTFDSLQQAAPCDDYFRKSIFLAEQNHLLEDLFRARYNLGAVHWRRGQHSQAMRCLEGARECARVLRRERMESECCVLLSQILQDLGDFLAAKRALKKAYRLGFQTPLQKAAVCRTLKYVLAVVRLQQRLREAEGSDPQGAMGICEQLGDLFSKAGDFPKAAEAYQKQLRLAELLGRPGPELAVIHVSLATTLGDMKDHHRAVSHYEQELRLRGGDALEEAQTWLNIALSREEAGDAYEQLAPCFQKALSCAQQAQRPQLQRQILQHLHAVQLRLRPQEAPATAASLQELSAPREQEEDDEEEEEEDEATPELSDVELSESEGDAESGSPRLEEDEELQGCLGPPRVNKWNRRNDVGETLLHRACIEGRLGRVQDLVRQGHPLNPRDYCGWTPLHEACNYGHVDIVRFLLDHGARVDDPGGPGCEGITPLHDALHCGHFEVAQLLIERGASVTLRTAKLAAMQGHSPRETLQQWVKLYGKDLDSETRAKAAAMERLLRVASSGQAPPSSAAPHTSPRNHLFDPELSPPSSPGLGPSEPSQAHARVSPGHTVPAVARPRRSRPKLASSSSSEGEDSPGPCQPLHKRPRHRVPVQQAKAGVPGYPGGSEAVAASAARAAIRGVAGAQICRPGPSLLRGPGEPTMPRAALIPEEECLARDWLEDDSPLTRSRQDGSRPHPQGSGNSPSPRGSGSGRSKSPDGLRARARQSRLPRLRSWNAPGGAGGDGSPAAEPPQSPDLSRTSGPSGDSPATGQPPGPSLPPPIRVRVRVQDSLFLIPVPHGGETHSVAWLTEQAAQRYCQACGLLPRLVLRKEGALLAPQDPIPDVLQSNEEVLAEVTSWDLPPLTDRYRRACRSLEQEEHPQVLQAMDRQGSGPSFSVGSLALRQTQLTPLLRALKLHAALRELHLAGNRLGDGCAAELLAALGTMPSLMLLDLSSNHLGSEGLRQLAAGLQGQTTLQNLQELDLSMNPLGDGCGWALASILQGCPSLSTLHLQACGFGPSFFLSHQAALGSAFQDAKHLKTLSLSYNMLGPDALAHALQNLPAHTLQRLELSSVAAGKSDSGLVEPVVRYLAKEGCTLAHLSLSANHLGNKAVRDLSRCLPCCPSLVSLDLSANPDVSCVGLEELLSALQMRPQGLSFLGLSGCAVQGPLRLGLWREITARVQELELCSRRLSPDDRAALRQLLPGRPGPGACTLDRGSKLFFRRL, from the exons ATGAGCGTGGAGCGCGAGCTTCGCC AGCTGagcaaggccaaggccaaggcccaGAGGAACGGGCAGCTGCGGGACGAGGCCGCCCTCTGCCACCAGCTGGGGGAGCTCCTGGCCAGCCATG GACGCTACGCAGAGGCCCTGCGAGAGCACCAGCATGAGCTCCAGCTCCTGGAGAGCGTCGACGACCCGCTGGGCTGCGCCGTGGCCCACCGCAAGATCGGGGAGCGACTGGCCGAGCTGGAGGATTACTCAGCCGCCCTgaag CACCAGCATCGCCATTTGGAGCTGGCCCGTTCTCTGTCCAATCACACTGAGGTGCAGAGGGCCTGGGCCACCATTGGCCGCACCTACCTGGACATCTATGACCATTGCCAGTCACAGGATACCTTGCTGCAGGCACAGACTGCCTTTGAGAagagcttggctattgtggacgagAAGCTGCAGG GGACGTTGGCCAAGCGAGAACTGAGTGAAATGAGGACCCGACTCTACCTGAACTTGGGGCTCACGTTCGACAGCCTGCAGCAGGCGGCCCCCTGCGACGACTACTTCCGGAAGAGCATCTTCCTCGCCGA GCAGAACCACCTCCTTGAGGACCTGTTCCGCGCCCGCTACAACCTGGGTGCCGTCCACTGGCGCCGAGGGCAGCACTCCCAAGCCATGCGCTGCCTGGAGGGGGCCCGAGAGTGTGCCCGCGTCCTGCGGAGGGAACGGATGGAGAGCGAGTGCTGTGTGCTCCTCTCACAG ATCCTCCAAGACCTGGGGGATTTTTTGGCTGCCAAGAGAGCCCTGAAGAAAGCCTACAGGCTGGGCTTCCAGACGCCTTTGCAGAAGGCAGCAGTTTGCCGGACCCTCAAATACG TGCTGGCCGTGGTGCGGCTGCAGCAGCGGCTGCGGGAGGCCGAGGGCAGCGACCCCCAGGGCGCCATGGGCATCTGTGAGCAGCTGGGGGACCTGTTCTCCAAGGCGGGTGACTTCCCCAAGGCGGCTGAGGCCTACCAGAAGCAG CTGCGCCTCGCAGAGCTGCTGGGCCGGCCAGGGCCCGAGCTGGCCGTCATCCACGTGTCCCTGGCCACCACCTTGGGAGACATGAAGGACCACCACCGGGCCGTGTCCCACTACGAGCAGGAGCTGAGACTGCGCGGTGGGGACGCTCTGGAG gaGGCCCAGACCTGGTTAAACATCGCGCTGTCCCGGGAGGAGGCCGGAGACGCCTACGAGCAGCTGGCCCCATGCTTCCAGAAGGCTCTCAGCTGCGCCCAGCAGGCCCAGCGGCCCCAGCTCCAG AGGCAGATCTTACAGCACCTCCATGCCGTGCAGCTGAGGCTGCGGCCCCAGGAGGCCCCGGCCACCGCGGCCAGCCTGCAGGAGCTGAGCGCgcccagagagcaggaggaggacgacgaggaggaggaagaggaggacgaGGCCACTCCCGAGCTCAGTGACGTGGAGCTCTCAGAGAGCG AGGGGGATGCCGAGAGCGGGTCCCCGCGGCTGGAGGAGGATGAGGAGTTGCAGGGCTGTTTGGGCCCGCCGAGGGTGAACAAG TGGAACCGGCGCAATGACGTTGGGGAGACTCTGCTGCACCGCGCTTGCATCGAGGGCCGTCTGGGTCGTGTCCAGGACCTCGTAAGACAG GGCCACCCTCTGAACCCTCGGGACTACTGTGGCTGGACACCCCTGCACGAGGCCTGCAACTATGGGCATGTGG ACATCGTGCGCTTCCTGCTGGATCACGGGGCTCGGGTTGATGACCCGGGCGGCCCGGGCTGTGAGGGCATCACTCCCCTTCATGACGCCCTCCACTGCGGTCACTTTGAGGTGGCCCAACTCCTCATCGAACGGGGAGCGTCTGTCACGCTCCGAACCGCAAAG CTGGCGGCCATGCAGGGGCACAGCCCACGGGAGACGCTGCAGCAGTGGGTGAAGCTGTACGGCAAGGATCTGGACAGCGAGACCCGAGCGAAGGCCGCCGCCATGGAGCGGCTGCTCCGAGTGGCCTCCTCAGGCCAAG CTCCCCCCAGTTCTGCGGCCCCCCACACCTCTCCTCGGAACCATCTGTTCGACCCTGAGCTCTCTCCTCCCTCGAGCCCCGGCCTGGGACCCTCAGAGCCCTCTCAGGCCCATGCCAGGGTTTCCCCAGGGCACACAGTTCCAGCTGTGGCCAGGCCTCGGAGGAGCAGGCCCAAgctggccagcagcagcagctcggAGGGCGAGGACTCCCCGGGCCCCTGCCAGCCCCTCCACAAGAGGCCCCGACATCGTGTGCCCGTACAGCAGGccaaagctggggtgcctggctacCCCGGCGGCAGCGAGGCAGTGGCAGCAAGTGCTGCCCGGGCAGCCATCCGAGGTGTGGCTGGTGCCCAGATCTGCCGCCCTGGGCCCAGCCTACTGCGGGGCCCAGGGGAGCCCACCATGCCCCGGGCGGCGCTCATCCCGGAGGAGGAGTGTCTGGCCAGGGACTGGCTGGAGGACGACTCCCCGTTGACCCGCAGCCGCCAGGATGGCTCTcggccccacccccagggcagtGGGAACAGCCCCAGTCCCCGTGGCTCGGGCTCAGGCCGCAGTAAGAGCCCTGACGGGCTCCGGGCCCGGGCCAGGCAGAGCCGGCTGCCCCGTCTCAGGAGCTGGAACGCaccaggcggggcagggggagacgGCAGCCCAGCGGCAGAGCCTCCACAGAGCCCTGACCTCTCCAGGACCTCAGGGCCCAGTGGGGACAGCCCAGCGACAGGCCAGCCCCCG GGTccatctctgccccctcccatcCGCGTGCGAGTGCGCGTGCAGGACAGCCTGTTCCTCATCCCCGTCCCGCATGG TGGGGAGACCCACTCTGTGGCCTGGCTAACCGAGCAGGCTGCCCAGCGCTACTGCCAGGCCTGTGGGCTGCTGCCAAGGCTCGTCTTGCGAAAGGAGGGAGCCTTGTTGGCCCCGCAGGACCCCATACCTGATGTGCTGCAGAGCAACGAGGAG GTGTTGGCGGAAGTCACTTCGTGGGACCTCCCCCCACTGACTGATCGCTACCGCAGGGCTTGCCGGAGCCTGGAACAAG AGGAGCACCCACAGGTGCTGCAGGCCATGGACCGTCAGGGCTCCGGCCCCTCGTTCAGCGTGGGCTCCCTGGCCCTGCGTCAGACCCAGCTCACCCCGCTACTGCGGGCCCTCAAGCTTCACGCGGCGCTCCGGGAGCTGCACCTGGCAGGGAACCGGCTGGGGGACGGATGTGCCGCCGAGCTGCTGGCTGCCCTGGGCACCATGCCCAGCCTGATGCTCCTGGATCTGTCCTCCAATCACCTGGGATCCGAAGGCCTGCGCCAGCTCGCGGCAGGCCTCCAGGGGCAGACTACCTTGCAG AACTTGCAGGAGCTGGACTTAAGCATGAACCCCCTTGGGGACGGCTGTGGCTGGGCCCTGGCATCCATCCTGCAGGGCTGCCCCTCACTCAGTACCTTGCATCTCCAGGCCTGTGGCTTCGGCCCCAGCTTCTTcctgagccaccaggcagccCTAGGTAGTGCCTTCCAAG ATGCCAAGCACCTGAAGACACTGTCTCTGTCCTACAACATGCTGGGTCCCGACGCCCTGGCCCACGCCCTGCAGAACCTGCCTGCCCATACCCTCCAGCGCCTGGAGCTGAGCTCTGTGGCAGCCGGCAAGAGTGACTCGGGCCTCGTGGAGCCGGTGGTCAGATACCTGGCCAAG GAAGGCTGCACTCTAGCTCACCTGAGCCTGTCTGCAAACCATCTGGGCAACAAGGCAGTGAGAGACCTGAGCAG GTGCCTTCCATGTTGCCCCTCACTTGTGTCACTGGACCTGTCTGCCAACCCGGACGTCAGCTGTGTGGGTCTGGAGGAGCTCCTGTCTGCACTCCAGATGCGGCCCCAAGGCCTCAGCTTCCTTGGCCTGTCAG GCTGTGCTGTCCAGGGCCCCCTGCGCCTGGGCCTCTGGCGCGAGATCACCGCACGGGTGCAGGAGCTGGAGCTGTGCAGCCGCCGCCTCTCCCCCGACGACCGGGCCGCCCTGCGCCAGCTGCTGCCCGGCCGGCCGGGCCCCGGCGCGTGCACACTGGACCGAGGGTCCAAGCTCTTCTTCAGGCGCCTGTGA